Genomic window (Daucus carota subsp. sativus chromosome 5, DH1 v3.0, whole genome shotgun sequence):
GGAAACAGAAAGCATAAAGCCAAGCAAACATTATTTAGAGTCGTATAAATAAACAACTAAACCACAGACGGGGTTATCTATACACATTTTAACAGTCATATTCTAAGACATGATATAGGAACAAACGGCAAGTTTGTAAAATACATTCTTAAAATGTTCATTAGAGTTCCCAGGGGTATAACTGCAGTTCTTAATAAACCAAATTTACGCAGAATATCAGAATATCCAGAGTCTTATATTTTTGGGTAACCATATCAGAAATTCAGCCTCATGTTTGCCTCAGGAAGATATTTACTTAGTTCAATAAATGCTCTTTGTTAATGATAAAAAGATAAAGGGGTGGGTGCGCTAGAGCTCAGTACTAGACCTTTAGAGGATTCCGAGTATTCTTCGGATTTTCACAAGCATTCTACTACCTTTGCATAGTGACTTAATCTGTAACTTGTGTGGGAAAATCCTCACACTGCATGGATTTTTACACTGAGTGTGTTGTTGTGTATCCTTAATGATAGGGAAGGGACAAGGATTCAGGAGAGGGTAAGAGCAAAGTCTGAGGTTGTTGAACGCCATGAAGGAACCAGTCGTTCCAGTTGAAGTATCAGTTTGCTTTAGATCTTTTTTGTGCACTTCCACAAATTTGCTTACTGCTTCAGTTATGaactcaaatatttattccTCACACGCTCGACTCGGACAGTCCACGTCTGATTTGATCCCCTATTTGGTTTGACCAAATTCTTATGCACGTGTGACTCTGAAGACTAATCCCTTACATTGTAGTCTAGTGGATACCCCTCTTCTCTTGGTAAGAAGACGTTAAGGGGGTTCACCAAAGTAGAGGCATATGTGCGtggatatttaaatattctgtaATAGATTCtaccaaatatataaaaaaactcaGAGACATTTAATCCATAACCCACCCCCCCACCCCACAACACACACACGTAATTTGGATTTCCCCAACTACACCCTGAAAACAGAACTCAAAAACAGAACTGAAAACCAGCGCTAGTTATATCTTTAGTTCTGACTGGCTATACCAATCACAAAACTAGACAATAGTCACAAAGAGAATGTTCTTATACAGAAAAGGAGGAGATATTTCAAAGACGACAACAAAACCAATGCCTTTGCTGCTATTTAGAGCCTCAGCAGTCAGCATAAAGTCCTCAACTTTCAAATGCACAATGGAACCAATTCTTAACATATATTATCAAGAATCAACTCTAGTTACGAAAGGTCGAAAGCTGTCCAAAGATACGCCTAAACTTAACCTATCATGAGTAATTAGCATTTTCCGCATCTACATTCTTTAACAAACAATATATACTGCCAACTGAACTAAAACCATTAATGTCAACTAAATCaacaaataccaaaaaaaacaaaatatacctTAAACAATCCATTATGCTTCGACGTCCTAGTCCAATCAAGCCCCAATGCCTTGCTCGACGTCTGATACGTAGCCTTAAACACATCATTTCCAAAAACCTTTCTTGAGACCGCAAAATCCCAACAATCCTTAGCTATATCATAACTCGGTTCAAACGTAGTCACTCCACCGTGCACATAAGTGTACTTCAATTTGGCATTTCCCGAACCAACCACATGATTGGCCGAAACCTTATTAGTCGAATCAAACACCAATGTACCATCAAGTATCGTCCGATTATCATTCTTAAAATGTACATAACTCAAGTTTATCGGTTTCTCCGCAATCCTAACCGTGTTCATAAACTGAAATCTTAGATCCTACACAACATAATTGAAAACACTAATCAGTTAATCATaatcacaattaattaataacttaCCGAACTAAATTATAATAACTCCGTAACTTATTATCAAAAACACTAATCACTTAAGCATAATtataatgaataaataaattacggagttattaatttactgtaatgtgattttaatttttcgataacaaataaataaattatcaaataaagATGTTAATAACAAGTGACAACAAAGCATGTACGTGTTATTTTGGgatcagaaaaaaataatgaaacacggagttattaatttatcgaatattaatttatcgagattataACGAGACCTTTTTCGGGAGATCGTAGTCGACTATGAAGGAGCCAGGTTTGTCAAGGGAGAGAGCTAGGCCGTTCAAGGAAGGGCCGTTAATGAAGGTGGCGTCGGTCATGGAAGCTCGGAGCTTGACATTTCCGGCGTTGACGGAGAAGGTGGCGCCGGCGGAGTTTTTATCGGTGGAATATTTGGCTTTGAGCGA
Coding sequences:
- the LOC108222144 gene encoding outer envelope pore protein 24, chloroplastic; the encoded protein is MMKASLKAKYSTDKNSAGATFSVNAGNVKLRASMTDATFINGPSLNGLALSLDKPGSFIVDYDLPKKDLRFQFMNTVRIAEKPINLSYVHFKNDNRTILDGTLVFDSTNKVSANHVVGSGNAKLKYTYVHGGVTTFEPSYDIAKDCWDFAVSRKVFGNDVFKATYQTSSKALGLDWTRTSKHNGLFKISASLAMGEQIKMTNLSAESSWDFEMF